The following are from one region of the Rhizobium sullae genome:
- a CDS encoding SGNH/GDSL hydrolase family protein, which yields MRRSGEGLKPGWRTLLSAVLVFSFGITAPVDFADAQERYYYRRSIFDFFLGRRYIDEYPAPPEVRRAPQRQRRRTAVTPKTVATPRPAAPVPQEPVVQKLENAQKILIVGDFLASGLGDGMMEAFKASPGVVVEARGNVASGLVRDDYYDWPEQLLNMMDELKPAMVVVMIGANDRQQMAIGGTKEKFRTDAWYGEYQKRVLNFGKEITNRKIPLLWVGLPAFESPSMTADAVQMNQLYRKQVESIGGEFIDIWDGFVDENGQFVVTGSDINGQQVRLRTSDGINLTQAGRRKVAFYVEKPARRLLGTQASPDLMRLDTSNLPHLGLPSDPAAHTQPISLSDPNLDGGTELLGGRQPPVTLTRSPRDMLVHDGQMEPAPAGRVDDYSLPASKVPKQVSAK from the coding sequence ATGCGTAGATCGGGTGAGGGGCTAAAACCGGGCTGGAGGACGCTGCTATCCGCCGTTCTGGTGTTTTCTTTCGGCATCACAGCTCCCGTCGATTTCGCCGATGCCCAAGAGCGCTACTATTACCGCCGCTCGATCTTCGATTTCTTCCTCGGACGCCGTTATATCGATGAATATCCAGCCCCCCCCGAGGTCCGGCGCGCCCCGCAGCGCCAGCGTAGACGCACTGCAGTCACACCCAAGACAGTTGCTACTCCGCGGCCCGCAGCGCCGGTTCCCCAGGAACCCGTGGTCCAGAAGCTCGAGAACGCACAAAAAATCCTGATCGTCGGCGATTTCCTTGCGAGCGGCCTCGGCGACGGCATGATGGAAGCCTTCAAGGCCTCACCCGGCGTCGTCGTCGAAGCCCGGGGCAACGTTGCTTCCGGCTTGGTGCGGGACGACTATTACGATTGGCCCGAACAGCTCTTAAACATGATGGACGAACTGAAGCCGGCGATGGTCGTCGTCATGATCGGCGCCAACGACCGGCAGCAGATGGCAATCGGCGGCACCAAGGAGAAGTTCCGCACGGACGCCTGGTATGGCGAATATCAGAAGCGCGTACTGAACTTCGGCAAGGAAATAACCAACCGCAAGATACCATTGCTTTGGGTCGGCTTGCCCGCCTTCGAATCACCCTCGATGACGGCCGACGCCGTTCAGATGAACCAGCTCTATCGCAAGCAGGTCGAAAGCATCGGCGGTGAGTTCATCGATATCTGGGATGGCTTTGTAGACGAGAACGGACAGTTCGTCGTTACCGGTTCCGACATCAATGGTCAGCAGGTGCGCCTGCGCACGTCGGACGGCATCAATTTGACACAGGCCGGACGCCGCAAGGTGGCCTTCTACGTGGAAAAGCCGGCCCGTCGTCTTCTCGGCACGCAGGCAAGCCCCGACCTCATGCGCCTCGACACAAGCAATCTGCCCCATCTAGGGCTGCCGTCGGATCCGGCCGCGCATACACAGCCGATCAGCCTTTCGGATCCCAATCTCGACGGAGGCACCGAGCTCCTCGGCGGCAGGCAGCCTCCGGTCACGCTGACGAGGTCGCCGCGAGACATGCTGGTGCACGACGGCCAGATGGAACCGGCGCCGGCAGGACGCGTGGACGACTACAGCCTTCCGGCCTCGAAAGTGCCGAAGCAGGTCTCGGCCAAATAA